The window CCCTACTGGGTGCGCCCGGCGATCAGTGATCCCGCATACAAATTGTCTGTTGGTGAAGTTAGATCTCAGTACGAGATCATTGGCGCCACCAAGTACCGCGAAAACTCGCAAAAACAAATTGAGGCTTTAGCCACAGCTCTCAAGGAAGCGGGTATCAAAGCCAAGACTTACTACGGCTTCAACTTCACCACGCCGTTCATCGCAGACACCATGGAGCAAATCAAGAAGGACGGCATCAAGAAAGTCATCGTCTTTAACCAGGGCGCACAATGCTCTTGGGCCTCACAAGGCGAGAATATGGAAGACGTTCGTGACTACTTGATGGAGCATCCAGAATTTGATGCCGACGTGATCGGCTACCGTGAGTACTCTAATGACACCAGATTTCGCGACCTATTGCACGACGTCATCATACGCGACGTCAAAGACAAATTTGGTGACAAACCCTCTAGCCTTACCTGCGTTCTCATGGCGTCCCACGGGCTACCAACCCGCATGACTAATGACGGCGACCCAGCGATCAAGCAGATGAAAGATGCCTTTGACTATGTCGCTGCCAAGGGTAAGCCCTACCGCTTTTATCACGGATTCCTTAACGATGACTTTATCCCCGGTGCTACCTGGGCGCAGCCCGAGGCTTCTGAGGCGGCCAAGAAAATGCGCAGCGACGGTTGCCGCAATATTTTGATGGATTCTCGCCTGTCTTTTACAGTCAACCACAGAGCCACCAAGTTTGACCTTGATACCGAGGCACGCCAAATTTTCGAGACCAAAGACCCCAAGCAAAATTGGCAAGCATCACTCACGTGGACCAAGCCTAAAGTGGAACTCGCTAATCAGTTTGATGGCGATGCAGGCCTT of the Deltaproteobacteria bacterium genome contains:
- a CDS encoding ferrochelatase is translated as MRTLSFGLRRRAMLVGMAALLGTTGLIGCKTTNNAGQSGVASATDGDETIAVMLASHGDIDSISELESYIKVSFQKNVGIPLPYWVRPAISDPAYKLSVGEVRSQYEIIGATKYRENSQKQIEALATALKEAGIKAKTYYGFNFTTPFIADTMEQIKKDGIKKVIVFNQGAQCSWASQGENMEDVRDYLMEHPEFDADVIGYREYSNDTRFRDLLHDVIIRDVKDKFGDKPSSLTCVLMASHGLPTRMTNDGDPAIKQMKDAFDYVAAKGKPYRFYHGFLNDDFIPGATWAQPEASEAAKKMRSDGCRNILMDSRLSFTVNHRATKFDLDTEARQIFETKDPKQNWQASLTWTKPKVELANQFDGDAGLAKLFTELTKETLARKGDLEIIKERGKPVYPKPPVKEWCQSKRL